A window of the Coprobacter fastidiosus genome harbors these coding sequences:
- the leuS gene encoding leucine--tRNA ligase, which produces MEYNFREIEKKWQQYWKDNQTYKVTEKEGKKKFYVLDMFPYPSGAGLHVGHPLGYIASDIYSRFKRLKGFNVLHPMGYDAYGLPAEQYAIQTGQHPAITTEKNINRYREQLDKIGFCYDWSREIRTCDPEYYKWTQWAFEKMFNSFYSYDEQKALPIETLTKIFETSGTEGLNVACSEELSFTADEWKKMSVKEQQKTLLNYRIAYLGDTMVNWCPQLGTVLANDEVSEGLSVRGGYPVEQKIMRQWCLRVSAYAQRLLDGLDTIDWSESLKETQRNWIGRSEGAEMKFKVVESDVEFTIFTTRADTIFGVTFMVLAPESDYVAQVTTPEQKKEVDAYLDSIKHRTERERLMDRSVSGVFSGAYAINPLNNEKIPIWISDYVLAGYGTGAIMAVPAHDSRDYAFAKHFGLPIIPLIEGCDVSEESFDAKEGKMINSCGNGLDLNGLEVKEAIAKTKAFIQEKGLGRIKVNYRLRDAIFSRQRYWGEPFPVYYKDDMPYMLDESKLPLLLPEIDKFLPTEQGEPPLGRAKNWETEDHFPLELCTMPGFAGSSAYYLRYMDPHNNNALVSKEANEYWRNVDLYIGGTEHATGHLIYSRFWNKFLYDLGIVCEAEPFRKLVNQGMIQGRSNFVYRIKDTNTFVSYNLKKKYDTTPIHVDVNIVSNDILDIEAFKKWRPEFETAEFILEDGKYICGWAVEKMSKSMFNVVNPDDIVEKYGADTLRLYEMFLGPLEQSKPWDTNGIDGVHRFLKKFWNLFFDGDKLVVNNEEPTREELKSLHKLIKKVSWDIENFSYNTSISAFMICINELSALKCRNSKILEQIIILLTPFAPHICEELWSQLGHTTSVCDAQWPGFNEEYLKEDTVNYTISFNGKARFNIEFAADASKEEIEKTVLEHPSSAKWIDGKTPKKIIIIPKKIVNIVL; this is translated from the coding sequence ATGGAATATAATTTCAGGGAAATAGAAAAAAAATGGCAACAGTACTGGAAAGATAACCAGACGTATAAAGTGACCGAGAAAGAGGGAAAAAAGAAATTTTATGTTTTAGACATGTTCCCGTACCCGTCCGGTGCAGGTCTGCATGTCGGACATCCACTCGGATACATCGCTTCAGATATTTATTCCCGTTTTAAGCGCCTGAAAGGATTCAATGTTCTGCATCCGATGGGATATGATGCATACGGGCTTCCGGCCGAACAATATGCGATACAGACCGGACAGCATCCGGCAATAACTACCGAAAAAAATATCAACCGTTATCGGGAACAACTCGATAAAATAGGATTTTGTTATGACTGGAGTCGTGAAATACGCACGTGCGATCCGGAATATTATAAATGGACACAATGGGCTTTTGAAAAAATGTTCAACAGTTTTTACTCCTATGATGAACAAAAGGCTCTACCCATAGAAACTTTAACGAAAATCTTCGAAACGTCCGGAACTGAAGGGTTGAATGTCGCTTGTAGCGAAGAGCTTTCTTTTACGGCGGACGAATGGAAAAAGATGAGTGTCAAGGAACAGCAAAAAACTTTGCTGAATTATCGTATTGCCTATTTAGGAGATACGATGGTAAACTGGTGTCCGCAACTTGGAACGGTCCTCGCTAATGATGAGGTCAGCGAAGGTTTGTCGGTTCGTGGAGGCTATCCCGTAGAACAAAAAATCATGCGTCAATGGTGTTTACGGGTATCGGCTTATGCTCAACGCCTGCTCGACGGACTCGACACGATAGACTGGAGCGAGTCTCTCAAAGAAACGCAAAGAAACTGGATAGGACGTTCCGAAGGTGCTGAAATGAAGTTTAAAGTAGTAGAATCGGATGTAGAGTTTACAATATTCACAACACGTGCCGATACGATCTTCGGAGTCACTTTTATGGTATTAGCTCCGGAAAGCGATTACGTGGCACAGGTTACTACTCCTGAACAGAAAAAAGAGGTAGATGCCTATCTGGACAGTATCAAACACAGAACAGAGCGCGAACGATTAATGGACAGAAGCGTAAGTGGAGTATTTTCCGGAGCATACGCCATAAATCCGCTGAATAATGAAAAAATTCCTATCTGGATAAGCGATTATGTGCTCGCCGGATACGGAACAGGAGCGATTATGGCAGTACCGGCACATGACAGCCGCGACTATGCCTTTGCCAAACATTTCGGTCTGCCGATCATTCCGTTGATAGAGGGCTGTGACGTTTCCGAAGAAAGCTTCGATGCCAAAGAGGGTAAAATGATCAATTCTTGCGGAAACGGTCTCGACCTCAACGGCCTTGAAGTGAAAGAGGCTATAGCTAAAACAAAAGCTTTTATACAGGAAAAAGGATTAGGACGGATCAAAGTCAATTATCGTCTGCGCGATGCTATTTTCAGTCGTCAACGATATTGGGGCGAACCGTTTCCTGTCTATTATAAAGACGATATGCCCTATATGCTGGACGAAAGCAAATTGCCTTTGTTATTGCCGGAAATAGATAAGTTTCTACCGACTGAACAAGGCGAACCGCCTCTGGGAAGAGCGAAAAATTGGGAAACAGAAGATCACTTTCCTTTAGAACTTTGTACCATGCCCGGATTTGCCGGATCATCAGCATATTATCTCCGTTATATGGATCCGCATAACAACAATGCGCTCGTATCGAAAGAGGCTAACGAATATTGGCGCAACGTAGATCTTTATATCGGTGGAACCGAACATGCCACCGGACATCTCATTTATAGTCGTTTCTGGAACAAATTTCTGTATGATCTGGGAATTGTCTGTGAAGCCGAACCATTCCGCAAATTAGTAAATCAAGGTATGATTCAAGGCCGGTCTAATTTCGTCTACAGAATAAAAGATACCAATACATTCGTATCATACAATCTTAAAAAGAAATATGACACGACTCCTATACACGTAGATGTAAATATCGTAAGTAATGATATTCTCGATATAGAGGCCTTTAAAAAATGGAGACCTGAATTTGAAACGGCAGAATTTATTTTAGAAGACGGAAAATATATCTGCGGATGGGCAGTGGAAAAAATGTCAAAATCGATGTTCAACGTCGTAAATCCGGATGATATAGTAGAAAAATACGGTGCAGATACTCTTCGTTTATATGAAATGTTCTTAGGTCCGCTCGAACAAAGTAAACCTTGGGATACAAACGGTATAGACGGTGTACACCGTTTCTTGAAAAAATTTTGGAATCTGTTCTTCGACGGAGACAAATTGGTCGTGAATAATGAAGAACCTACACGAGAAGAACTGAAATCATTACACAAACTCATCAAAAAAGTAAGCTGGGATATAGAAAATTTCTCATACAATACCTCTATCAGTGCTTTTATGATTTGTATAAATGAACTTTCTGCATTAAAATGCAGAAACAGTAAAATACTGGAACAGATCATAATACTGTTGACTCCGTTCGCACCGCATATATGCGAAGAATTATGGTCGCAATTAGGACACACGACATCGGTATGTGATGCTCAATGGCCGGGATTCAATGAAGAATATCTTAAAGAAGATACTGTCAACTATACAATTTCATTCAATGGAAAAGCCCGCTTCAATATCGAATTCGCAGCAGATGCTTCTAAAGAAGAAATAGAAAAAACAGTATTGGAACATCCGTCATCTGCAAAATGGATAGATGGAAAGACTCCTAAGAAAATCATCATCATCCCTAAAAAAATCGTCAATATCGTTCTCTAA
- the dusB gene encoding tRNA dihydrouridine synthase DusB translates to MKIGNMDLGKYPVLLAPMEDVTDISFRLMCKEFGADMVYTEFVSSDALIRNVSKTQAKLSIRNEERPVAIQIYGRETAAMADAARICEEACPDVLDINFGCPVKKVAGKGAGAGMLRDIPKMLEITRAVVNAVKIPVTVKTRLGWDHDSRIIVELAEQLQDCGIAALAIHGRTRSQMYTGEADWSLIGKVKENPRMKIPIIGNGDVTTPQIAREKFEKYGVDAIMVGRASIGSPWIFKEIKQYMETGHCEPLSVSDKMSVLRRQLKESVDRLDERRGILHIRRHLAATPLFKGIPNFRDTRIAMLRAETLGELSAILDKIESEILIK, encoded by the coding sequence ATGAAAATAGGAAATATGGATTTGGGCAAATACCCTGTCTTATTAGCTCCTATGGAGGATGTTACGGATATTTCTTTTCGACTCATGTGTAAAGAGTTCGGAGCAGATATGGTATATACCGAGTTTGTGTCGAGCGATGCTCTTATACGGAATGTGAGTAAGACACAAGCCAAACTTTCTATCCGAAATGAAGAGCGTCCCGTCGCAATACAGATTTACGGTCGCGAGACAGCAGCTATGGCTGATGCCGCCCGTATTTGTGAGGAGGCTTGTCCTGATGTGTTGGATATTAATTTCGGATGTCCGGTGAAAAAGGTGGCAGGAAAAGGCGCCGGAGCCGGAATGTTGAGGGATATTCCTAAAATGCTTGAGATTACCCGGGCTGTTGTGAATGCCGTAAAAATCCCCGTGACGGTGAAAACTCGCTTGGGTTGGGATCATGATTCCCGAATAATCGTAGAACTGGCCGAGCAGTTGCAAGATTGCGGTATTGCTGCTTTGGCGATTCATGGGCGTACTCGCAGTCAGATGTACACCGGAGAGGCGGATTGGAGTTTGATAGGCAAAGTGAAAGAGAATCCCCGCATGAAAATACCTATCATAGGAAACGGTGATGTAACGACACCGCAAATCGCTCGTGAAAAATTCGAAAAGTACGGTGTAGATGCCATTATGGTAGGCAGGGCTTCTATCGGTTCTCCTTGGATTTTTAAGGAGATAAAGCAATATATGGAAACCGGGCATTGTGAACCTTTGTCTGTTTCGGATAAAATGTCTGTTTTGCGTCGGCAATTGAAAGAAAGCGTCGATCGGTTGGATGAACGTCGCGGAATTTTGCATATCCGCAGACATTTGGCAGCAACACCTTTATTTAAGGGTATTCCTAATTTTAGGGATACGCGTATAGCCATGCTCAGGGCTGAAACTCTTGGTGAATTGTCTGCTATTTTGGATAAAATAGAGTCTGAAATATTGATAAAATAG
- a CDS encoding head GIN domain-containing protein: MRMKNLWRIAAVCCLFSLSLFSAQAVGDANNKYVTKEIKVDDFYRVKINTAFNVVYHHSKDSAGLIRIYGEENILDEVKPVSKDGTLEIKFVNTAKREYGVIILDVYSSDLQEVQSDAGGVFETSGSLSGSELDILLMGNGLVRCNKLDYGIVKARIMTGSGDIFLSGTCREARLSIAGSGEIKGHELKARDVNCNITGNGSIGCWAEENLKAFITGKGDVYYKGKPTVKKRGIGSGRAIPLID, translated from the coding sequence ATGAGAATGAAAAATTTATGGAGAATAGCAGCGGTATGCTGTCTCTTTTCATTGTCGTTATTTTCAGCGCAGGCTGTCGGTGACGCAAATAACAAATATGTTACTAAAGAGATAAAGGTAGATGATTTTTATAGAGTAAAGATCAATACGGCGTTTAATGTAGTGTATCATCACAGTAAGGATTCTGCAGGATTGATTCGGATTTACGGAGAAGAAAATATTCTGGATGAAGTAAAGCCGGTTTCGAAAGACGGAACTTTAGAGATCAAATTCGTCAATACAGCTAAGCGTGAGTACGGGGTTATCATTTTGGACGTTTATTCTTCCGATTTGCAGGAAGTGCAGAGCGATGCAGGCGGAGTTTTCGAGACTTCCGGTAGTTTGTCCGGTTCAGAATTGGATATTCTACTGATGGGTAATGGTCTTGTTCGTTGTAACAAACTTGACTATGGCATTGTAAAAGCTCGTATTATGACCGGTTCGGGAGATATATTTTTAAGCGGTACATGCCGTGAAGCCCGTTTGTCTATTGCCGGTTCGGGAGAAATAAAAGGTCATGAGCTGAAAGCCCGTGATGTAAATTGCAATATTACCGGAAACGGAAGTATAGGTTGTTGGGCTGAAGAAAATCTGAAAGCTTTTATTACCGGGAAAGGCGATGTTTATTATAAGGGAAAGCCTACTGTCAAGAAACGTGGAATCGGGTCGGGTCGTGCTATTCCTCTAATCGATTGA
- a CDS encoding T9SS type A sorting domain-containing protein, which yields MKKGLLILFCAALVTSAQAQWSKTIDTPTKASYATTSSAVTVTPSGETFVAGSLTKEDVSFGNTALNFENTGDSFLFKYSATGEPVWANVINGESTQINAITYDNDGNIYVAGTYTGETTIFNGQDNSKQTATCNTYESPLGEGTLYTNSGFIAKYSNAGVLLKLETFKTNLADLPGSSFMFLIVDASFNIQDLQFINGKLYASVLYAGKTEKDGFTFNAKAFDDGTGMAADLYSGCVISLTTDLAIDAKLADLSPIVEGANALYSVTDAKMYANTDHIYAIFGAMGNQTLTVGNSSENIELPIEGELYSRGIILADINIDGTLNQKNVYESAKVLTNDLQNVIGGISERDGKIVVAGLFNENLPFQNDLICKGKFDSYVVKINPSDLSVETARQGNIETPAIDASQNEYMTVYPTGTTFSTNNIYSTVDYGFSSRDQANKVVTTYSSYSIVYDYKSGETTSTKEAENVYKNGVGACDNKVSTVTINITNSEFDEGTFTVNQIIDGESSAIDNNVADKTTVKAYPNPVKDILNFSEVCDVTIVNGQGSVVKAVSATTQISVDDLAAGYYIAKIKTADGTTVIPFIKK from the coding sequence ATGAAAAAAGGACTACTTATTCTTTTTTGTGCAGCGTTAGTAACGTCGGCACAAGCACAGTGGAGTAAAACCATAGATACTCCGACAAAGGCATCCTATGCCACAACATCCTCTGCCGTTACTGTTACACCATCTGGTGAAACTTTCGTGGCAGGAAGCTTAACTAAAGAAGATGTCAGTTTTGGCAATACAGCCTTGAACTTTGAAAACACAGGAGATTCGTTCCTGTTTAAATACAGTGCTACGGGTGAACCGGTATGGGCAAATGTAATTAACGGAGAATCGACTCAAATCAACGCTATCACTTATGATAACGATGGGAATATTTACGTAGCCGGTACATATACAGGAGAAACAACCATATTCAACGGCCAGGACAATAGCAAACAAACAGCAACTTGTAATACATACGAATCTCCATTAGGAGAAGGAACTTTATATACAAATTCCGGATTCATTGCAAAATACAGTAATGCTGGTGTTTTGTTGAAATTGGAAACTTTTAAAACCAATCTGGCAGACCTACCCGGCTCATCTTTTATGTTTCTAATAGTGGACGCAAGTTTTAACATACAAGATCTACAATTTATAAATGGTAAATTATATGCATCTGTTCTTTATGCCGGAAAAACAGAAAAAGACGGATTCACTTTTAATGCAAAAGCCTTTGATGACGGTACAGGCATGGCTGCCGACTTATATAGCGGTTGTGTAATTTCATTGACTACCGACCTCGCAATCGATGCAAAATTAGCAGATTTAAGTCCTATTGTGGAAGGAGCAAATGCCCTTTACTCGGTTACGGATGCCAAAATGTATGCTAATACAGATCACATATACGCTATATTTGGCGCGATGGGTAATCAGACCCTGACCGTAGGTAATAGTTCCGAGAATATAGAGTTACCTATCGAAGGAGAATTATACAGCAGAGGAATTATTCTTGCCGATATTAATATCGACGGTACACTGAATCAGAAAAACGTATATGAATCAGCCAAGGTATTAACAAATGATCTTCAAAATGTAATCGGTGGCATTTCGGAAAGAGATGGCAAAATTGTCGTAGCCGGGTTGTTTAATGAAAACCTTCCTTTCCAAAACGATTTAATATGTAAAGGAAAATTCGACTCGTATGTAGTAAAAATAAATCCATCCGACCTCTCTGTAGAAACAGCAAGACAAGGAAATATAGAGACTCCTGCTATTGATGCTTCACAAAATGAATATATGACCGTATATCCGACAGGAACTACATTCTCCACAAACAATATTTATTCGACTGTCGATTATGGATTCAGCTCCAGAGATCAAGCAAACAAAGTAGTTACCACCTATTCTTCTTATTCCATCGTTTATGACTATAAAAGCGGAGAAACAACATCTACAAAAGAAGCTGAAAATGTATATAAGAATGGTGTAGGAGCATGCGATAATAAAGTATCTACTGTAACTATAAATATAACAAATAGTGAATTTGACGAAGGAACATTTACCGTAAATCAAATTATAGACGGAGAAAGCTCTGCTATCGACAACAATGTAGCCGATAAAACTACTGTTAAAGCTTATCCTAATCCGGTAAAAGACATTCTTAACTTCTCTGAAGTTTGTGATGTGACCATCGTAAACGGACAAGGTAGTGTAGTAAAAGCAGTTTCTGCAACTACTCAAATTTCGGTAGATGACCTTGCTGCCGGTTATTATATCGCAAAAATCAAAACTGCTGATGGAACAACTGTAATTCCATTCATCAAAAAATAA
- a CDS encoding RagB/SusD family nutrient uptake outer membrane protein, with protein sequence MKKIIYILSIFLATGFISCDNFLDITPVGKVIPTTATEFRALMTQAYVSTPKSGRARTAFRSDEVGSFTDTESRSLYFEEWTWDDYSPDYSSDFGWRQYYQALFLINYTIENENKMTGGSKEEIAQLVGEAYAMRAYIHFMLVNLYGKPYNEENLNTKAVPLKLNSNTEDAPSRNTVAEIYAAIESDIVEAGKRLNVEKWDVGFNYRFTTTALKAFRSRLYLYMQKWSESLNASKEVLEINKELVDLSQTTMPNNYQSVESIMALEYSSADINRAIYISTDLYNLYNSNDYRRKNRFYTSEGGGRYTVRKGGSNEYACTFRTGEIYLNAAEAACQDDNLIDAKDYLLQLKAKRFNATGYAEEETKVEAMDKDELLQEIYDERYRELAFEGHRWFDLRRTTQPAITKTENEKEYKLEQGDERYTIRIPNEAIQSNPNLTN encoded by the coding sequence ATGAAAAAGATAATTTATATACTGTCAATATTTTTGGCAACAGGATTCATTTCCTGCGACAATTTTTTGGATATTACTCCTGTCGGAAAAGTAATTCCTACGACTGCTACAGAATTCAGAGCTTTAATGACACAGGCATACGTAAGTACTCCTAAAAGCGGAAGAGCACGCACGGCATTCCGCAGCGATGAAGTAGGATCTTTTACCGATACGGAAAGCCGAAGTCTTTATTTCGAAGAATGGACATGGGATGATTACAGTCCCGACTATTCTTCTGATTTTGGTTGGCGGCAATATTACCAAGCCCTTTTCCTCATCAACTATACAATAGAAAACGAGAATAAAATGACTGGGGGAAGTAAAGAAGAAATAGCACAACTCGTAGGGGAAGCATACGCCATGCGGGCATATATACATTTTATGCTGGTCAACCTTTACGGAAAGCCCTATAACGAAGAAAATTTAAATACAAAAGCTGTTCCTCTTAAACTGAATTCGAACACTGAAGACGCTCCTTCACGGAATACGGTAGCGGAAATATACGCAGCCATAGAGTCGGATATCGTTGAAGCCGGGAAACGATTGAATGTAGAAAAATGGGATGTAGGTTTTAACTACAGATTCACCACTACAGCTTTAAAAGCATTCAGATCAAGATTATACCTGTATATGCAGAAATGGAGCGAATCTTTAAATGCATCTAAAGAAGTTCTGGAAATAAATAAAGAACTCGTAGATCTTTCGCAAACCACAATGCCAAACAATTATCAATCTGTAGAGTCGATTATGGCACTGGAATATTCCTCAGCAGATATAAACAGAGCTATCTATATCTCTACAGATCTATATAACCTCTACAACTCTAACGATTACAGAAGAAAAAATCGCTTCTACACTTCAGAAGGAGGCGGAAGATATACGGTAAGAAAGGGCGGAAGCAACGAATATGCCTGTACATTCCGAACCGGAGAAATATATCTGAATGCTGCCGAAGCGGCTTGTCAGGATGATAATCTGATTGATGCGAAAGATTATCTTTTACAACTAAAAGCAAAACGGTTCAATGCTACCGGCTATGCCGAAGAAGAAACAAAAGTAGAGGCAATGGATAAGGATGAATTGCTTCAAGAAATATATGACGAACGTTATCGTGAGCTGGCTTTCGAAGGACACCGCTGGTTTGATCTCCGTCGTACTACTCAACCGGCAATCACAAAAACAGAAAACGAGAAAGAATATAAACTCGAACAGGGTGACGAGCGTTATACTATCCGCATACCGAATGAGGCTATACAAAGTAACCCTAATCTGACCAACTAA